The Nitrososphaerota archaeon genome has a segment encoding these proteins:
- the sufD gene encoding Fe-S cluster assembly protein SufD, translated as MKLVEITEEVAISSGFNGEPDWLKESRSKAFKEFNRLPIEQSGLYAKYADLLTTVDFSSLKTKNERKAPPEAFLDANISANIVQSDSGAIRIIASKELAKKNVALLPIEAAFAEHGSFLKDRLAGVIPPLGQDKLAHLNRAIFSSGFFLYVPKNVVLEKPISHTFLSNSDKFSLFSRSMIVLEDGASVSILEEDHTKSDGDKPSIHSNLVEVYLKDNANFAFTNIQAHADNVVSLANRQVRCGRDSRAKWGGGYTGGRIIRSRVETLLEGRGSFARDYEVVYGDGSSRSDITTDMVHIGENTDGEIESRGVLRDKSRSTLKGVIKIENAARNAHSFVGNHAILLSKEARADAVPALEIVTNEVTAKHSASVAQLDENQIFYLMTRGLTLKEAVWVIITGFLDPVTSQIPLENTREFFTKLIAERYEKAREVLPPMVTIISHESKGRLFQIGRIAEFADSTTKSVEVEGKKILISNIEGRFYAIGSICSHEYAELDKGFFKGDIVTCPLHLSQFSLKDGAALNPPATEPLPVYKVHTLDQKIYIELEPSSYT; from the coding sequence ATGAAGCTTGTCGAAATTACTGAAGAGGTAGCAATTAGTTCTGGTTTTAATGGCGAGCCTGACTGGCTAAAAGAATCTAGATCCAAGGCTTTCAAAGAGTTCAACCGTCTGCCTATAGAACAGTCGGGTCTATACGCAAAGTATGCAGACCTTCTAACTACTGTTGACTTTTCTAGCTTAAAGACCAAGAATGAACGAAAAGCTCCACCGGAAGCATTCTTAGATGCTAATATTTCAGCCAATATAGTTCAGAGCGATTCTGGAGCTATTCGAATTATAGCATCGAAGGAATTGGCCAAAAAAAATGTAGCACTGCTACCAATAGAAGCAGCATTTGCAGAGCATGGTTCTTTTCTGAAAGATCGTTTAGCTGGGGTAATTCCTCCTCTTGGCCAAGATAAACTTGCACATCTGAATAGGGCGATATTCAGTAGCGGTTTCTTCCTTTACGTTCCAAAAAACGTTGTATTGGAGAAGCCCATCAGTCACACATTCTTATCCAATTCGGATAAGTTTTCACTATTTTCTCGTTCTATGATAGTGCTAGAAGATGGTGCAAGCGTTTCGATACTTGAAGAAGACCATACAAAATCTGATGGTGACAAACCTTCGATCCATAGCAACCTTGTCGAAGTCTACCTCAAGGATAATGCAAACTTTGCCTTTACCAATATACAAGCACATGCAGACAATGTAGTTAGTCTTGCAAATCGTCAGGTCAGATGCGGAAGGGACAGCAGAGCAAAGTGGGGAGGAGGCTATACTGGAGGGAGAATAATTAGAAGCAGAGTAGAAACTTTGCTAGAGGGAAGGGGCTCATTCGCACGTGATTACGAGGTTGTATATGGAGATGGTAGCAGCAGGTCTGACATAACTACCGATATGGTTCATATTGGAGAGAATACTGATGGCGAAATAGAGTCAAGAGGAGTTCTAAGGGACAAATCCCGCTCAACCCTAAAAGGCGTCATAAAAATAGAAAATGCTGCTCGTAATGCACACTCGTTTGTAGGAAACCACGCAATTCTACTAAGCAAGGAAGCAAGAGCTGATGCAGTACCTGCATTAGAAATAGTTACCAATGAAGTTACGGCTAAACATTCTGCCTCTGTTGCGCAGTTGGACGAAAATCAGATCTTCTACCTTATGACACGAGGTTTGACACTAAAAGAAGCTGTCTGGGTCATAATCACTGGCTTCCTCGACCCTGTGACATCGCAAATACCACTTGAGAATACAAGGGAATTTTTTACGAAGTTGATAGCAGAGCGTTACGAAAAAGCCAGAGAAGTGCTCCCGCCCATGGTAACCATAATCTCACACGAAAGTAAAGGGAGATTATTTCAGATCGGGCGAATTGCCGAATTCGCAGATAGTACAACAAAAAGTGTAGAGGTTGAGGGTAAAAAGATTCTGATCTCCAATATTGAAGGCAGGTTCTACGCTATAGGCAGCATCTGTTCGCACGAGTATGCAGAACTCGATAAGGGCTTCTTCAAGGGTGATATAGTTACTTGTCCGCTACACCTCTCACAATTTAGTCTGAAGGACGGAGCCGCACTGAACCCTCCCGCTACTGAACCTCTACCAGTTTACAAAGTTCATACACTTGATCAAAAGATCTACATAGAGTTAGAGCCTAGTAGCTACACCTAA